From one Pseudomonas fluorescens genomic stretch:
- a CDS encoding putative bifunctional diguanylate cyclase/phosphodiesterase, protein MSTRTLALDDNLPLPKNLRTTLNRLLPVGFALIGIGLSVVLGQLDVQRQESELVANASARLSGVRTALEAQLRSAFGETEGIAQLLSADGEISPEHFHDMARQAIASVPHIRHISLAPGDVIADVYPIHGNQSIVGVDYRHLPDQYPMLQRARDHYSPVLAGPVQLYQGGRGLIYRRPVFLKGRKGVKLYWGNVSIVADIDRLLSTAGLDLDPGFELALRGANGQGSVGSMIWGDPKLFEEHAVTVNVDVPGGLWQLAASPLGGWPSMSLFASPLFLFALTCTGLFSIFVAQLNRSNRLINLRNLELKQSQAQLERLAHYDAITGLPNRLLFHQQLLDVISKGERLAVLVLDIDGFKQVNDSLGHAMGDLLLQQATARFVQIIEDPDCVCRLGGDEFAFMLKGPDSDSLERVQRLLQALQHPFDLKGNAALVTGSIGLAWCPEHGQGSDRLLRHADTAMYAAKESGRNAWRLYHPDMTLRLQQRLCLERNLRRALHNNEFELWYQPKVDLFSGRVEGAEALLRWRDPEHGLVSPADFIPLAEQTGLIIPLGEKVLDLACAQIAAWRAAECLPGPVAINVAALQIERSDYVASLTRALKRFDLPPNLLEVEITESLLMESQQHACAILAQLQQMGIATAVDDFGTGYSSLAYLKMLPIDHLKIDRAFIKDLPQDDDGVAITRAIIDLGHALGFKITAEGIETREQYEFLRNAGCDQGQGYVIGRPMPADQFERWLGESRTRLLAVTLR, encoded by the coding sequence ATGAGCACAAGAACCCTGGCCCTTGATGACAATCTGCCCCTGCCGAAGAACCTGCGCACCACCCTCAACCGCCTGCTGCCGGTAGGCTTTGCCCTGATCGGTATCGGCCTGTCGGTGGTACTGGGCCAACTGGACGTACAGCGCCAGGAGAGCGAACTGGTGGCCAATGCCAGCGCACGCTTGTCGGGCGTGCGCACGGCGCTGGAGGCGCAACTGCGTTCGGCCTTCGGCGAAACCGAGGGTATCGCCCAGTTGCTCAGCGCCGATGGCGAGATCAGCCCCGAGCACTTTCATGACATGGCCCGCCAGGCCATCGCCTCGGTGCCACACATCCGCCATATTTCCCTGGCACCCGGCGATGTGATTGCCGACGTCTACCCGATCCACGGCAACCAGAGCATCGTCGGTGTCGATTACCGCCACCTGCCCGACCAGTACCCGATGCTCCAACGTGCCCGCGATCACTATAGCCCGGTGCTGGCAGGGCCGGTGCAGCTGTACCAGGGCGGGCGCGGGCTGATCTACCGGCGGCCGGTGTTCCTCAAGGGCCGCAAAGGCGTGAAACTGTACTGGGGCAATGTGTCGATTGTCGCCGACATCGACCGCTTGCTCAGTACCGCCGGCCTCGACCTGGACCCGGGTTTTGAACTGGCGCTGCGTGGCGCCAATGGTCAGGGTTCGGTCGGGAGCATGATCTGGGGCGACCCGAAACTGTTTGAAGAGCACGCGGTAACCGTCAATGTCGACGTGCCGGGCGGGCTCTGGCAACTGGCCGCAAGCCCCTTGGGCGGCTGGCCGTCCATGAGCTTGTTCGCCTCGCCGTTGTTCCTGTTCGCCCTGACCTGCACGGGGTTGTTCAGCATCTTCGTCGCCCAACTCAACCGCAGCAACCGCCTGATCAACCTGCGTAACCTGGAACTCAAGCAATCCCAGGCGCAGCTCGAACGCTTGGCCCATTACGACGCAATTACCGGCTTGCCTAACCGTCTGCTGTTTCATCAGCAGTTGCTGGACGTCATCAGCAAGGGTGAACGCCTTGCCGTGCTGGTGCTCGACATCGACGGCTTCAAGCAGGTCAACGACAGCCTTGGCCACGCCATGGGCGACCTGCTGTTGCAGCAGGCCACCGCGCGCTTTGTGCAGATCATCGAAGACCCGGATTGCGTCTGCCGCCTGGGCGGCGACGAGTTTGCCTTCATGCTCAAAGGCCCGGACAGTGACAGCCTTGAGCGGGTGCAGAGGCTCCTGCAAGCCCTGCAGCACCCCTTTGATCTGAAGGGTAATGCCGCGCTGGTCACCGGCAGTATCGGCCTGGCCTGGTGCCCGGAGCACGGCCAGGGCAGCGACCGCCTGCTGCGCCACGCCGACACGGCGATGTACGCGGCCAAAGAGAGCGGGCGCAATGCCTGGCGCCTCTACCACCCGGACATGACCCTGCGCCTGCAGCAGCGCCTGTGCCTGGAGCGCAACCTGCGCCGGGCCTTGCACAACAACGAATTCGAGCTCTGGTACCAGCCCAAGGTCGACCTGTTCAGTGGCCGCGTCGAAGGCGCCGAAGCCTTGCTGCGCTGGCGCGATCCGGAACACGGGCTGGTATCACCGGCAGACTTCATCCCCCTGGCCGAGCAGACCGGGCTGATCATCCCCCTGGGGGAAAAGGTCCTTGACCTTGCCTGCGCGCAGATCGCCGCTTGGCGCGCCGCCGAGTGCCTGCCCGGGCCAGTGGCGATCAACGTCGCCGCCCTGCAGATCGAGCGCAGCGATTATGTCGCCAGCCTGACCCGGGCGCTCAAGCGCTTCGACCTGCCACCGAACCTGCTGGAAGTGGAAATCACCGAAAGCCTGCTGATGGAAAGCCAGCAGCACGCCTGCGCGATACTGGCGCAGTTGCAGCAGATGGGCATTGCCACGGCGGTGGATGACTTCGGCACCGGCTACTCGTCGCTGGCTTACCTGAAGATGCTGCCGATCGATCACCTGAAGATCGACCGCGCCTTTATCAAGGACTTGCCTCAGGACGATGACGGTGTGGCGATTACCCGGGCGATCATTGACCTGGGCCATGCCCTGGGCTTCAAGATCACCGCCGAGGGCATCGAAACCCGTGAGCAGTACGAGTTCTTGCGCAATGCCGGTTGCGATCAGGGCCAGGGCTATGTGATCGGCCGGCCGATGCCGGCCGATCAGTTCGAGCGTTGGCTGGGCGAGTCACGCACCCGCCTGCTGGCGGTCACTCTTCGTTGA
- a CDS encoding VOC family protein, giving the protein MAVKPIPEGQHSITPYLGIKDAAKAIDFYKKAFGAVEMFRLDGPDGRVGHAELKIGDSSIMLADPCDQAGGLTSSQSLGGAAIGLHLYVEDVDARYAQAIEAGATQVSAVQDQFYGDRSGTLKDPFGNLWFVSTHKEDLSVEEIRARAAKLFGGQ; this is encoded by the coding sequence ATGGCAGTCAAACCAATCCCCGAAGGACAACACAGCATTACCCCCTACCTGGGCATCAAGGATGCCGCCAAGGCCATCGACTTCTACAAAAAGGCCTTCGGCGCGGTCGAGATGTTCCGCCTTGACGGCCCTGACGGGCGCGTCGGCCACGCCGAGCTCAAGATCGGCGACTCCTCGATCATGCTTGCCGACCCCTGCGACCAGGCGGGTGGGTTGACCAGCAGCCAGTCGCTGGGGGGCGCCGCCATCGGCCTGCACCTGTATGTCGAGGATGTCGATGCGCGCTATGCCCAGGCAATCGAGGCCGGGGCTACCCAGGTCAGCGCCGTGCAAGACCAGTTCTACGGCGACCGCAGCGGCACCCTGAAAGACCCGTTCGGCAACCTCTGGTTCGTCTCCACTCATAAGGAAGACCTCAGCGTGGAAGAGATCCGCGCCCGCGCCGCCAAGCTGTTTGGCGGCCAGTAA
- a CDS encoding sigma-54-dependent transcriptional regulator yields the protein MGQSILVVEDDEILAENIQTYLERKDFEVTVCHSAEEALEQLSRCQPDAVLTDNSLPGMNGHELLKALALRAPELKVIMMTGYGNVEDAVLAMKEGAFHYLTKPVVLAELKLMLEKALATERMERTLSFYQEREAQKSGGQALIGESPAMLGLKHTIRQLLDAEQRMSSGDLPPVLVEGETGTGKELVARALHFDGVRSKGPFIEFNCASIPANLLEAELFGHEKGAFTDAKDRRVGLVEAADGGTLFLDEIGEMDLLLQAKLLKLLEDRTIRRIGAVKERKVDLRIISATNCNLEQMVQQGKFRRDLFFRLRIISIKVPRLYARGEDILLLARHFLAQHGKRYGKPNLRLSDEAEELMLNYSWPGNVRELRNMLEQTVLLAPQDVIAPHQLNVCMSLVDEPLEMPAPALHEAYVNGDALASASLPEVERDMVRKMLDRTDWNVTKSARLLGLSRDMLRYRIEKLGLTRPDKRQW from the coding sequence ATGGGGCAGAGCATCCTGGTAGTTGAGGATGATGAAATCCTCGCCGAGAACATCCAGACGTATCTTGAGCGCAAAGACTTTGAGGTAACCGTCTGCCACAGCGCTGAAGAGGCGCTGGAACAGCTTTCGCGCTGCCAGCCCGATGCGGTGCTGACCGACAACTCGCTGCCGGGCATGAACGGCCACGAGTTGCTCAAGGCCTTGGCCCTGCGCGCGCCGGAGCTCAAGGTGATCATGATGACCGGCTACGGTAACGTCGAAGACGCCGTGCTGGCGATGAAGGAGGGCGCCTTCCATTACCTGACCAAGCCGGTGGTGCTGGCCGAGCTCAAGCTGATGCTGGAGAAAGCCCTGGCCACCGAGCGCATGGAGCGCACCCTGTCGTTCTATCAGGAGCGCGAGGCGCAAAAATCCGGCGGCCAGGCGCTGATCGGCGAATCACCGGCCATGCTCGGCCTCAAGCACACCATCCGCCAGTTGCTCGATGCCGAGCAGCGCATGTCCAGTGGCGACCTGCCGCCGGTGCTGGTCGAAGGCGAGACCGGTACGGGTAAGGAGCTGGTGGCCCGCGCCCTGCATTTTGACGGGGTGCGCAGCAAGGGGCCGTTTATCGAATTCAACTGCGCGTCTATCCCGGCCAATCTGCTGGAAGCTGAACTGTTCGGCCATGAGAAGGGCGCCTTTACCGACGCCAAGGACCGCCGGGTTGGCCTGGTTGAAGCCGCGGACGGCGGCACCTTGTTCCTCGACGAGATCGGCGAAATGGACCTGCTGTTGCAGGCCAAGCTGCTCAAACTCCTGGAAGACCGCACCATTCGCCGTATTGGCGCGGTGAAAGAGCGCAAGGTCGACCTGCGCATCATCAGCGCGACCAACTGCAACCTTGAGCAGATGGTCCAGCAGGGCAAGTTTCGCCGGGACCTGTTTTTCCGCCTGCGTATCATCTCGATCAAGGTGCCCAGGCTGTATGCCCGTGGTGAAGACATCCTGCTGCTGGCCCGGCATTTTCTTGCCCAGCATGGCAAACGCTATGGCAAGCCGAACCTGCGTTTGAGCGATGAGGCCGAAGAGTTGATGCTCAATTACAGCTGGCCGGGCAACGTGCGCGAATTGCGTAACATGCTTGAGCAGACGGTATTGCTGGCGCCCCAGGACGTGATCGCCCCGCACCAGCTCAATGTGTGCATGAGCCTGGTCGATGAGCCCCTGGAAATGCCGGCGCCTGCGCTGCATGAGGCTTACGTTAATGGCGACGCCCTGGCCTCGGCGAGCCTGCCGGAAGTGGAGCGGGACATGGTGCGCAAGATGCTCGACCGTACTGACTGGAACGTCACCAAATCGGCGCGGTTGCTGGGCTTGAGCCGCGACATGTTGCGCTACCGGATCGAAAAGCTCGGCCTGACCCGGCCTGACAAGCGCCAGTGGTAG
- a CDS encoding NADP-dependent glyceraldehyde-3-phosphate dehydrogenase yields the protein MNRLLDSLFPTANEIPEAYRLGEPLVQREYLVNGQLQRWDGPLATVRSPVWLKQGNEEHQVTLGSTPLLDADTALTALDAAVHAYDKGRGAWPTMRVAERIQHVETFLGKMREQREAVVKLLMWEIGKNLKDSEKEFDRTCDYIVDTIGALKALDRRSSRFELEQDTLGQIRRAPLGVALCMGPYNYPLNETFTTLIPALIMGNTVVFKPAKFGVLLIRPLLEAFRDSFPAGVINVIYGRGRETVSALMASGKIDVFAFIGTNKAASDLKKLHPRPHRLRAALGLDAKNPGIVLPEVDLDNAVNESVTGALSFNGQRCTALKILFVHEDVVDSFLDKFQRKLAALKPGMPWEPGVALTPLPEAGKIDYLNGLVADAVDKGARVINEGGGASRGSFFYPALLYPVNAQMRVYQEEQFGPVVPVVPYRDLQTVIDYVLDSDFGQQLSIFGTNPAEVGRLVDTFANQVGRINLNAQCQRGPDTYPFNGRKNSAEGTLSVHDALRVFSIRTLVATKFQESNKQLISDIIRNRESSFLTTDYIF from the coding sequence ATGAACCGTCTGCTCGATTCGCTGTTTCCCACCGCCAACGAGATCCCCGAGGCGTATCGCCTGGGTGAACCGCTGGTGCAACGCGAGTACCTGGTCAACGGCCAGTTGCAGCGCTGGGACGGGCCGCTGGCCACGGTGCGCAGCCCGGTGTGGCTCAAGCAAGGCAATGAAGAGCACCAGGTGACGCTGGGCAGCACCCCGCTGCTCGACGCCGACACCGCCCTCACCGCCCTGGACGCCGCCGTGCACGCCTACGACAAGGGCCGCGGCGCCTGGCCAACCATGCGCGTGGCCGAGCGCATCCAGCATGTCGAAACCTTCCTGGGCAAGATGCGCGAACAGCGCGAGGCGGTGGTCAAGCTGCTGATGTGGGAAATCGGCAAGAACCTCAAGGACTCCGAGAAGGAATTCGACCGCACCTGCGACTACATCGTCGACACCATCGGCGCACTCAAGGCGCTCGACCGGCGCTCCAGCCGCTTCGAGCTGGAACAGGACACCCTCGGCCAGATCCGTCGCGCGCCGCTGGGCGTTGCCCTGTGCATGGGCCCTTACAACTATCCGCTGAACGAAACCTTCACCACCCTGATCCCGGCGCTGATCATGGGCAACACCGTGGTGTTCAAGCCGGCCAAGTTCGGCGTGCTGCTGATTCGGCCGTTGCTCGAAGCGTTTCGCGACAGCTTCCCGGCCGGGGTGATCAACGTCATCTATGGCCGTGGCCGCGAGACCGTCAGCGCGCTGATGGCCAGCGGCAAGATCGACGTGTTCGCCTTCATCGGCACCAACAAGGCCGCCAGCGACCTGAAAAAGCTCCACCCGCGCCCGCACCGCCTGCGCGCCGCCCTGGGCCTGGATGCCAAGAACCCGGGGATCGTGCTGCCGGAGGTTGATCTGGACAACGCCGTCAACGAGTCGGTGACCGGCGCCCTGTCGTTCAATGGCCAGCGCTGCACGGCGCTGAAGATCCTCTTCGTGCATGAGGATGTGGTCGACAGCTTTCTCGACAAGTTCCAGCGCAAGCTGGCCGCGCTCAAGCCGGGCATGCCTTGGGAGCCCGGCGTGGCCCTGACGCCGCTGCCGGAAGCGGGCAAGATCGATTACCTCAACGGTCTGGTGGCCGATGCAGTCGACAAAGGCGCCCGGGTCATCAACGAAGGCGGTGGCGCCAGCCGTGGCTCGTTCTTCTACCCCGCCCTGCTGTACCCGGTGAATGCGCAGATGCGCGTGTACCAGGAGGAGCAGTTCGGCCCGGTGGTGCCGGTGGTGCCCTATCGCGACCTGCAGACGGTGATCGACTACGTGCTTGATTCCGACTTCGGTCAGCAGTTGAGCATCTTCGGCACCAACCCGGCCGAGGTCGGTCGCCTGGTCGATACCTTCGCCAACCAGGTCGGCCGTATCAACCTCAATGCCCAGTGCCAGCGCGGCCCGGACACCTACCCGTTCAACGGGCGCAAAAATTCCGCCGAGGGCACCCTGTCGGTCCACGATGCCCTGCGGGTGTTCTCGATTCGCACCCTGGTGGCAACCAAGTTCCAGGAGAGCAACAAGCAGCTGATCAGCGACATCATCCGTAACCGCGAGTCGAGCTTCCTGACCACTGATTACATTTTCTGA
- a CDS encoding dermonecrotic toxin domain-containing protein translates to MPSQTSDNPHDHFLTQQLPLWALHLTPGHWQDLRHSLRPVAIEQQDLPLQNAQARLKYLRNDLHHLLKDLKGLVAFSQPLLKAHLHQVVHTDLDVERTTLHRVTLRYNGPVTNRSVEELPHSLLQAALQNFSSVSFDAPSALRDADNKRLSIPPQRFAQACRTLDLGQRYQQHLRDIFETGTTAQQIEQRAVELNRQQLRVDLQLAQLHQRISAAGTRWVSNLFAPQAPTRAGGFPLHRWSLKMFGVPLHDIVVLAPSDASTESTLNTGKTQVPGVLLRPWRPAWQKIFSQAPPTLALVYSGPLVAWLPGARDGALCEFTSAQALQNHLRQRLCNAEFRRFFARFVPLQQRTHFFAVLKRNLAPQAAADADWPVAAGSSLYLLRQLIATELFSHLQTAHVQRLKNEARFLAVPTADADENARTAMLEAVWDNGLNFLNVAAFFVPGLGQVMMAVFAVQLLESAYEGFDAWSHGDIDTALAQLQSIGVNLALSAGLAAGGHLISAGNRVIDRRLMDSLVQVQRGDGSQRLWSPDITAYRSHVELPERLESNAQGQYLHDNKHYVRMAGNLFEHRLDAHSGQWRIIAPSKPHAYQPPLLHNNEGAWRHVHEQPLQWSRATLLRRLGQPVEAFSDEQLSQAAWISGTTEDSLRRLHLEQQAAPALLLDSLRRLHAAKLGNEALQRQPQASFPQLFSEHYQGPPAGVRPEQLTLARALEGLYEPRLANDDCERLVFACLKRLHDWPTDFRLELRAGHLHGPRIAYFGPSTAAERALIVKVAATYQAFRGGAPLAPATPNRYQAILSAIPRAEREQMRLEQDDGTLLGHNVRRLSENNQNSLNQWLWSYSPDWNEAIGLSGGAPLPPRIAPTHASSIGVTRYRALYPESSDSQAQAALQAWRAAGTSPFVVLLRLEQQFLQLRLSLQIWARNLSQRLEVTTRLLNVWRRRGALQSAAGQSVFVLDFDDLALAQIDLESFPVLQGNPFEHVQELSIDNNPLSHLPSQFMRYLPQLRSLSARDCELTRVPSGLSNQLRSLDLTLNEIDWSADDQNALAAYPRLQHLHLDGNALAQAPDVSGLPDLRRVTLSSCTLEELPPGIDSLRAPVLIDLSGNRLARLPLDFDPPRAVGHALQLENNPLDLATRRHIRRYFADHRVDMQVSQSAYAELLNQASDSQLQLWERLQTPARLTFVRGLRDLYSSTPYLAAPDTTRRMLWQVLEVIEAQPHSNEVLSEHSGGTRILLLADQVQTLLATQTPGLQARSTRVLHTALQRMYRQVLHAQVDNQIPALAQQQPLRRLRCQVLYHWTLRQLAFDPQMVMTDTPLPGDRLRLNAIESDLQNLPPDWPEQLHERMVALNPDSDSGLQALFERDEQHDFVNQDWVTQLQSHFAEQFADLDDELSQRLQAVGEEITDPDALGREQQAVRRRHQHEVERVMRELTRLFYRDSLNEE, encoded by the coding sequence ATGCCCAGCCAAACCAGCGACAACCCCCACGACCATTTTCTTACCCAACAATTGCCACTTTGGGCCTTGCACCTGACGCCCGGGCACTGGCAAGACCTGCGCCATAGCCTGCGACCGGTCGCTATCGAGCAACAGGACCTGCCCCTGCAGAACGCCCAGGCACGCTTGAAATACCTGCGCAACGATCTGCACCACCTGTTAAAAGACCTCAAAGGCCTTGTCGCCTTCAGCCAGCCGCTACTCAAGGCGCATCTGCATCAGGTAGTGCACACCGACCTGGACGTTGAGCGCACTACGCTCCACCGGGTGACACTGCGCTACAACGGGCCGGTGACCAACCGCTCTGTCGAAGAGCTACCCCACAGCCTGCTGCAAGCGGCGCTGCAGAACTTCAGCAGCGTCTCGTTCGATGCCCCCAGCGCCTTGCGCGATGCAGACAACAAGCGCCTGTCAATCCCGCCCCAACGCTTTGCCCAAGCGTGCCGGACGCTGGATCTGGGCCAACGCTATCAACAGCATCTGCGCGATATTTTCGAAACCGGTACCACCGCGCAACAGATCGAGCAACGCGCGGTTGAACTCAACCGTCAGCAACTGCGCGTCGACCTTCAACTGGCGCAACTGCACCAGCGTATCAGTGCTGCCGGAACCCGTTGGGTAAGCAACCTGTTTGCCCCGCAAGCGCCGACCCGCGCGGGGGGATTCCCCCTGCACCGCTGGAGTTTGAAAATGTTCGGCGTGCCCCTGCACGATATTGTTGTACTGGCCCCTTCCGACGCCAGCACTGAAAGCACACTGAACACCGGAAAAACGCAGGTCCCCGGGGTGCTGCTGCGGCCCTGGAGACCCGCCTGGCAGAAAATATTCAGCCAGGCACCGCCGACCCTGGCACTCGTCTATAGCGGCCCGCTGGTGGCCTGGCTACCGGGGGCGCGGGACGGGGCACTGTGCGAATTCACCTCGGCCCAGGCCTTGCAAAACCACCTCAGGCAACGCTTGTGCAACGCCGAGTTCCGGCGCTTTTTCGCACGCTTCGTACCGCTGCAACAACGCACGCATTTTTTCGCCGTGCTCAAACGCAACCTCGCACCGCAAGCGGCGGCTGACGCTGATTGGCCGGTTGCAGCCGGCAGCAGCCTGTACCTGCTGCGCCAACTGATCGCTACCGAGCTGTTCAGTCACCTGCAAACGGCCCATGTCCAGCGCCTGAAAAATGAAGCGCGCTTTCTCGCGGTACCCACCGCCGATGCTGACGAAAATGCCCGCACCGCGATGCTTGAAGCGGTTTGGGACAATGGCTTGAACTTTCTCAATGTGGCGGCGTTTTTCGTACCGGGTCTGGGCCAGGTGATGATGGCGGTATTCGCCGTACAGCTGCTTGAAAGCGCCTACGAAGGTTTTGACGCCTGGTCTCACGGCGATATCGATACGGCGCTGGCCCAGCTGCAATCGATCGGCGTCAACCTCGCGTTGAGCGCAGGCCTGGCGGCCGGCGGACATCTGATCAGCGCGGGCAACAGAGTGATTGACCGGCGCTTGATGGATTCGCTGGTCCAGGTGCAACGTGGCGATGGCAGCCAGCGCCTGTGGAGCCCCGACATCACTGCCTACCGCAGCCACGTTGAGTTGCCCGAGCGCCTTGAGAGTAACGCTCAGGGCCAGTATCTGCATGACAACAAACACTATGTGCGCATGGCCGGTAATCTGTTCGAACATCGGTTGGACGCGCACTCCGGTCAATGGCGGATCATCGCCCCCAGTAAGCCACACGCCTATCAACCGCCGCTGCTGCATAACAACGAGGGCGCCTGGCGGCACGTGCACGAACAGCCGTTGCAGTGGTCACGAGCGACCTTGCTGCGCCGTCTTGGCCAGCCGGTCGAGGCCTTCAGCGATGAGCAATTGAGCCAGGCCGCATGGATCAGCGGTACCACTGAAGACAGCCTGCGCCGCCTTCACCTGGAGCAGCAAGCGGCGCCTGCCTTGCTGCTCGACAGCCTGCGCCGCTTGCACGCGGCCAAGCTCGGCAACGAGGCGCTGCAGCGCCAGCCACAAGCATCGTTCCCACAACTGTTCAGCGAGCATTATCAGGGCCCACCCGCGGGCGTGCGGCCTGAGCAATTGACCCTGGCACGGGCGCTGGAAGGGCTGTATGAGCCCAGGCTGGCCAACGACGACTGCGAGCGCCTGGTGTTTGCCTGCCTCAAACGCCTGCACGACTGGCCAACCGACTTTCGCCTGGAGTTGCGCGCAGGTCACCTGCACGGCCCGCGCATCGCCTACTTCGGCCCATCGACGGCGGCCGAGCGGGCACTCATCGTCAAGGTCGCAGCAACCTACCAGGCCTTCCGTGGCGGCGCCCCCCTCGCGCCGGCGACCCCTAACCGCTACCAGGCGATACTCAGTGCCATCCCCAGGGCTGAGCGCGAGCAGATGCGGCTTGAGCAGGATGACGGCACGCTGCTGGGCCACAACGTGCGGCGCCTGAGTGAAAACAACCAGAACAGCCTTAACCAGTGGCTGTGGTCGTACAGCCCTGACTGGAACGAAGCGATCGGGCTTTCAGGCGGCGCCCCGCTGCCACCGCGTATTGCTCCGACGCACGCGTCGTCGATAGGGGTGACTCGTTACCGCGCGCTCTATCCCGAATCCAGCGATAGCCAGGCACAGGCGGCCCTGCAAGCCTGGCGTGCCGCAGGCACCTCGCCCTTCGTGGTTCTCCTGCGCCTGGAACAGCAGTTCCTCCAGCTGCGCCTGAGCCTGCAGATCTGGGCACGCAATCTCAGTCAGCGGCTGGAGGTCACCACCCGCCTGCTCAACGTGTGGCGGCGTAGGGGCGCGCTGCAGTCAGCCGCTGGGCAATCGGTTTTCGTCCTCGACTTCGACGACCTGGCCCTGGCGCAAATCGACCTGGAAAGTTTTCCCGTTCTGCAGGGCAATCCGTTCGAGCATGTGCAGGAGCTGAGCATCGACAATAATCCGCTGAGTCATCTACCCAGCCAGTTCATGCGGTACTTGCCGCAGTTGCGCAGCCTGTCTGCACGCGACTGCGAGTTGACCCGAGTGCCCAGCGGCTTGAGCAACCAGTTGCGCTCGCTGGACCTGACGCTGAATGAAATTGATTGGTCTGCCGACGATCAGAACGCCTTGGCGGCCTACCCCCGCCTGCAACACCTGCACCTGGACGGCAATGCCCTGGCCCAGGCCCCGGATGTCAGTGGCCTGCCCGATTTACGCAGGGTGACGTTGAGTAGTTGCACGCTGGAAGAGCTGCCGCCGGGCATCGACAGCCTGCGGGCACCGGTGCTCATTGACCTGTCGGGCAACCGCTTGGCCCGGCTACCGCTCGACTTTGACCCGCCGCGGGCTGTTGGCCATGCGCTGCAGCTGGAGAACAATCCCCTGGATCTCGCTACGCGGCGACACATCCGCCGGTATTTCGCCGATCATCGTGTCGACATGCAGGTGTCACAAAGTGCCTATGCCGAACTGCTGAACCAGGCCAGTGACTCGCAACTGCAACTGTGGGAGCGCCTGCAGACGCCCGCGCGCTTGACGTTCGTACGCGGCTTGCGCGATCTCTACAGCAGTACCCCCTACCTGGCTGCGCCAGATACCACACGGCGCATGCTCTGGCAGGTGCTGGAGGTGATCGAGGCTCAACCGCACAGCAATGAGGTGCTCAGCGAACACAGTGGCGGCACGCGAATCCTGCTGTTGGCCGACCAGGTACAAACGCTGCTGGCGACCCAGACGCCAGGTTTGCAGGCACGCAGCACCCGGGTGTTGCACACGGCACTCCAGCGCATGTACCGCCAGGTCTTGCATGCGCAAGTCGATAACCAGATCCCAGCACTGGCGCAGCAGCAGCCACTGCGTCGCTTGCGTTGCCAGGTGCTCTACCACTGGACATTGCGCCAGTTGGCCTTTGATCCGCAAATGGTCATGACCGACACCCCGTTGCCTGGTGATCGCCTCAGGCTCAACGCCATCGAGTCCGACCTGCAAAACCTGCCCCCCGACTGGCCCGAGCAGCTGCATGAGCGGATGGTGGCGCTCAACCCTGATAGCGACAGTGGCCTGCAGGCGCTGTTTGAGCGCGATGAGCAACATGACTTTGTCAATCAAGACTGGGTTACCCAACTGCAAAGCCATTTTGCGGAACAGTTTGCCGACCTGGATGACGAGCTCAGCCAGCGATTGCAGGCGGTTGGGGAGGAAATCACCGATCCTGACGCGCTTGGGCGGGAGCAACAAGCGGTGCGCCGCCGTCACCAACACGAGGTCGAGCGGGTGATGCGTGAACTGACCCGCCTGTTCTACCGCGACAGCCTCAACGAAGAGTGA